CGCTATTATCATTGCTACCTCCACATCCTACTAAAGCTCCACCTGCAACAGCTGTAAGGCCACTTATCATACCAATTTGGATAATTTTTTTAATTTTTTTCATAGTCTTGATCCTCAAATGAGATTTGGAATTTATTTTTTGATAAAATTCTAACAAAAAATAATCAATTAAATCTTACAAAAATGAAAATATTTTAAAGAAACAAAACGCAAACTTAATATATATAAAATAAAACTAGGATTTTAAAACAAAGTAATTTTATAACGAAATTATTAGGATAAAAAGCCCTTTCGGGCTTTGGGTTAAAGTCTTGACTCGTAGCGTCTAAGCATATAAAGTCTTTTAAGCATTTTCTTACGAGCTGAAATTTTTTGTTTTTTACGAATTTCAGTCATAGGCTCAAAAAATCTTCTTGCTCTTACTTCAGTAACAACTAGATTTCTATCTACTTGTTTTTTGAACTTACGATACGCTTCGTCAAAAGACTCGTTAGGATGTACCTTGATTCCTGGCACTATCCTCACCACCTTTCTGTGTAAATTTTTGTTGTGAATTATGATTATAGAACATTTCTTATTAATCCAAACTTAGAAAGCATTTAAAAATTGTTTTAGTTTTTTGGGCTATAATCGTAATTACTAATTTTTTACGAGGTTTTTTATGGAAAATCATATCACCAACTATACTAAAAAGCGTTATTTTACATATTTAGTTGCAACAATTGTAATATTTTGTTTACCTTTTGTTACAATTAATGGAAACCATTTCTTTTTATTGAGTTTTGATCATTCCAAACTGAATCTATTTTTTATTTCATTTTCAACTCAAGAATTATATCTTATGCCTTTTTTACTTATTTTTCTTTTTTTATTTATATTTTTTATAACTACTTTGGGAGGAAGAATTTGGTGTGCTTGGAGCTGTCCTCAAACTATTTTTAGGGTGATTTATAGAGATATTATCCAAACTAAGCTTTTAAAAATTCGTAAAAATATCAACAATAAACAAAAAGAATATGAAGGGTATTATTTTAAAAAAATTATAGGTGTGATTTTATTTTATTTCATATCTTTATTAGCTGTAAGTAATTTACTTTGGTATTTTGTTCCGCCTGAAGATTTCTTTGCTTATATACAAAATCCTGGCGAACATTTGCTTTTGCTTGGTATTTTATTTTGTGCAAGTTTATTTTTAACCTTAGATATTACCTATTTAGCAGAAAAATTTTGTATTTATGTATGTCCTTATGCAAGAGTTCAATCCGTAATGTTTGATCGCGATACCATGCAAGTGATTTATGATGAAAAACGCGGAGGAGTGATTTATGATGGACATACCAAACTTTATAAAAAACCACCTGAAGGTGAATGCATAGGTTGTGAGGCCTGTGTAAGTATTTGTCCTACCCATATAGACATACGCAAAGGCATGCAACTTGAATGTATCAATTGTTTAGAATGCGCTGATGCCTGTTCTAAAGTGCAAAGCAAATTTAACAGACCAAGTTTGATTAATTGGACTAGCATAAAAGCCATAGAAACACGCAAAAAAGTAAATTATTTCCGCTTTAGAACCATTGCTTATTTTATTGTTCTTTTAATTGCTTTGATTGCTTTGATAATCATGGGTAGCAAAAAAGAAAATATGCTTTTAAATATCAATCGTAGCAGTGAGCTTTATCAAATTTCACACACTCACAAGGGTATAGAAATTTCAAATGCGTATACTTTTTTGTTTCAAAATACTGATTCTAAAACTCATGAATATTATTTTGAAGCCAGCTTAGAAGGCGTTGATAATGGCATAGAAATCATTCGTCCAAGCAAAGCTTTTACATTAAAAGCAGGAGAGCAAGCTAAGAAAATTGTTGTAATAAAAGCTACTAAAAAACTGGCTGATAATGATCAAAAAGATGTGATTTTTCCACTTCACATCAAAGCCTATGCCAAAGATAATAAAGAGATTGTCATTTTTAGAGAAAGCATTTTTGTTTATCCTAAAAGCACGATTTTAAAGGGGTATAATGAATCCAAATAAAGCACCTTCTAAAAAAGTTTTAGCAAGAAGAGAAAAGATTAAAAATGTTGCTTTTGATCTATTTTTAACCAAAGGTTTTCAAGAAACTAGCTTAAGTGATATTATTAAATTATCGGGCGGTTCGTATTCTAATATTTATGATAGTTTTCATAGTAAAGAAGGTTTATTTTTTGAAATTTTAGATGATGTTTGCAAAAAACATTTTGATTTGATAGCCTCCCAAACTCAAACCATTAAAAATGAAAATTTAAAGGAATTTTTAACCTCTTTTGGGCTTACTTTTGTTGATATTTTCAATCAAGTCCAAACTGTTGCCTTTGGTAAAATTATTTTTTCTCAAGTTTATGATAAACATAAGCATGTTAAAAATTGGATTGAAAATAATCAGAAAATTTTCTCCTATAGCATACTTATAGAACTTTTTAAAAAACAAAATAGTAGCTATATTTCAAATAATGCTCAAAAACTTGCTGTGCTTTTTTGCGCTATGTTAAGAGAGCCTTATCATAGCTTAAATGTTTTAGCTGATACTCCTTTAATGAGTGAACAAGAACAAAAAGAACATGTAGATTTTATTGTCAATATATTTTTAAAAGGAATTGAAAATAAAACTTCAATTTAATTAAGTAAATGTAAAAATTATTAACCAAATTTGAGTTATAATACGTCTTAAAAATTTTGTAATAAATATTACAATATATTTAAATTAAAAATTTTAAGGCAAAAATCATGAATTCGTTTCAAAAAAATACCCTTTTACTTCTAAGCGCTTTATTTTTATTTTCCGCTTGTAGTAAGGAAGAAGCACCTCAAAAACAAATACCTCCTCAATCTGTTAGCACTATGAGTGTCAAAGCCGAAAATTTACCGCTTAGCTTTACTTATCCTGCAAAACTTGTTAGTGATTATGATGTCATCATCAAACCTCAAGTAAGCGGTGTTATTGTAGAAAAACTTTTCAAAGCAGGTGATTTAATTAAAAAAGGACAAACTCTTTTTATTATTGAACAAGATAAATTTAAAGCAAGTGTAAATTCAGCCTATGGAAAGGCTTTAATGGCTAGAGCAAATTTTGATAATGCTAGTAAAGATTATAACCGCTCAAAAACTCTTTACAACAAAGGTGCAATCTCTCAAAAAGAATACGATAGTGCCTTAGCAAATTTTAATAATACAAAAGCAAATCTCACTAGCGCTAGAGCAGACTTAGAAAATGCACGCATTGATTTAGCTTATACTGAAATTAAAGCTCCTTTTGATGGTATTGTAGGAGATGCTTTAATCAATATAGGAGATTATGTTAATTCCTCTTCAACCGAACTCGTAAGAATTACAAACCTCAATCCAATCTATGCGGATTTTTACATTTCAGATACAGATAAACTCAATATCGTTCGCAATACTCAAGATGGAAAATGGGATTTAAGCAATATCTATGCAGATTTAAATCTTAATGGAGAAGTAGTTAAAGGCAAACTTTATTTTATAGATTCAGTCATTGATGCAGATAGTGGAACAGTAAAAGCTAAAGCAATTTTTGACAATAATGACTCTACTCTTTTGCCAGGTGCCTTTGCAACAATTACTTCAAATGGTTTTATCCAAAAAAATGGATTTAAAATTCCTCAAATTGCAATCAAGCAAGATCAAAACGAGGTTTATGTTTTTCTTTTAAAAGAAGGTAAGGTTGCTAAAGCTCCTGTGCATATAAGCTATCAAGATAATGAATATGCTGTTATCGATAAAGGGCTACAAAATGGAGATAAAATCATTTTGGATAACTTTAAAAAAATTAGACTAGGTAGCGAAGTTAAAGAAGTTGGAGCACAATAATGTTTTCTAAATTTTTTATCGAAAGACCTATTTTTGCTTCTGTTGTAGCTATTATCATCTCTTTGGCTGGAGCTATTGGACTTGTAAATTTGCCCATAGAACAATACCCATCCTTAACTCCTCCTACAGTTAAAGTAAGCGCAACCTACACGGGTGCGGATGCTCAAACCATTGCCACAACAGTTGCAAACCCTATCGAAGATGCAATTAATGGTGCTGATAATATGATATATATGGATTCGACTTCAAGTTCCTCAGGAACCATGAATTTAACCGTGTATTTTAATATCGGTACAGATCCTGATCAAGCAACCATAGATGTTAACAATAGAATTTCAGCCGCAACTGCAAAAATGCCCGATGAAGTAAAAAAACTGGGCGTTACAGTTAGAAAAACCTCTTCTACAACACTTGCTGCTATCTCTATGTATTCAAGCAATGGTTCAATGAGTGCAGTGGATGTATATAATTACATTACTTTAAATATTTTAGATGAATTAAAAAGGGTTCCAGGCGTTGGAGATGCTAACGCTATAGGAAATCGTAATTATTCTTTAAGAATTTGGCTCAAACCTGATTTATTAAATAAATTTGGTGCAACAGCTACTGATGTTATCGCAGCCGTCAATGATCAAAATGCTCAATATGCCACAGGTAAAATCGGCGAAGAGCCCTTGACTCAAAAATCACCTTATGTTTATTCTATCACCATGCAAGGAAGATTGCAAAGCCCTAGTGAATTTGAAAATATTATCCTAAGAACAAACGAAGATGGTTCTTTTTTAAGATTAAAAGATGTAGCAGATATTGAGATAGGCTCTCAACAATATAAATCTCAAGGGCGATTAAACGGAAATGATGCGGTTCCAATTATGATCAATCTTCAATCAGGAGCAAATGCACTCAATACAGCAAAGCTTGTAGAAGCTAAAATGCAAGAACTATCAAAAAGCTTTCCCGAAGGTTTAGAATATAAAATTCCATACGATACAACTAAATTTGTTATCGAGTCTATTAAAGAAGTTATAAAAACCTTTGTTGAAGCGTTGATTTTGGTTATTATTGTTATGTATATGTTCTTAAAAAATTTCCGCTCAACACTCATTCCTATGATAGCCGTTCCTGTTTCATTACTAGGAACTTTTGCGGGACTTTATTTATTAGGATTTAGTATAAATCTTTTAACATTATTTGCCCTGATACTAGCCATAGGTATAGTCGTAGATGATGCTATTATTGTGGTTGAAAATATAGATAGAATTTTACACGAAGATGAAAATATCAGCGTTAAAGATGCAGCCATTCAAGCAATGCAAGAAGTAAGCTCACCTGTAATTTCGATTGTCCTTGTACTTTGTGCTGTTTTTATACCTGTATCTTTTATTTCAGGCTTTGTGGGAGAAATTCAAAAACAATTTGCACTCACCTTAGCTATATCTGTGACCATATCAGGTTTTGTAGCCCTTACTTTAACACCTTCTTTATGTGCACTCTTTTTAAGACGCAATGAAAGCAAGCCTTTTTATATTGTTCAAAAATTTAATGATTTCTTTGACTGGAGCACTTCTATATTTAGTGCAGGCGTTGCTTATATGCTTAAAAGAACCATTCGTTTTGTTTTGATTTTCTGTATCATGCTCGGAGCAATTTTTTATCTTTATAAACAAGTTCCTGGCTCTTTGGTTCCTGAAGAAGATCAAGGTTTAATGATAGGTATTATCAACCTTCCTTCGGCTTCAGCTCTACACAGAACGATCTCGGAAGTTGACTCTATGAGTCAAGAAATTCTAAAAACCAATGGCGTAAAAGATGCTATGGCTATGATAGGTTTTGATTTATTTACAAGCTCACTTAAAGAAAATGCCGCTGCAATGTTTATAGGGCTTGAAGATTGGAAAGATAGAAATGTAAGCGCTGATGAAATCATCATGGAGCTTAATAAAAAATTTGCTCCTGATCGCAATGCTGCAAGTGTATTTAGAGGATTACCTCCTATACCTGGGCTAAGTATCACGGGTGGTTTTGAAATGTATGTGCAAAATAAAAGCGGAAAAAGTTACGATCAAATTCAAGAAGATGTAAATAAACTTGTAGCAGCAGCCAATCAAAGAGAGGAATTATATGGGGTTCGAACTACTCTTGATACGAGCTTTCCTCAATATAAACTCATCATTGATAGAGATAAACTAAAGCATTTTAATTTAAATATGCAAGATGTTTTCAGTACAATGAATGCAACCATCGGAACATATTATGTTAATGATTTTACTATGCTTGGTAAAAATTTTCAAGTCAATATTCGCGCAAAAGGAGATTTTATAAATACCCAAAATGCATTGAAAAATATTTTTGTGCGCTCAAATGATGGAAAAATGATACCACTTGACTCTTTCTTAACTCTACAAAGAAGTTCAGGGCCAGATGATGTAAAACGTTTTAATATTTTCCCAGCAGCACAAATACAAGGACAACCTGCTCCAGGATACACTTCAGGACAAGCCATAGAAGCGATTTCCCAAGTAGCACAAGAAACTTTAAGTGATGATTACTCTATAGCTTGGAGTGGTTCAGCCTATCAAGAAGTTTCAAGCAAGGGAACAGGGAGCTATGCCTTTGCTTTGGGTATGGTGTTTGTATTCTTAATCTTAGCAGCACAATATGAAAGATGGCTTATACCTTTAGCTGTTGTTACAGCTGTACCTTTTGCCGTTTTTGGTTCGTTTTTACTTGTATACTTAAGAGGATTTACTAATGATATATATTTTCAAACCGGACTCTTGCTTTTAATTGGACTTTCAGCTAAGAATGCTATTTTGATCGTTGAATTTGCTATGGAAGAACGCTTTAAGAAAGGTAAGAAAATATTTGATGCAACTATCGCAGCTGCAAAACTTCGCTTTAGGCCGATAGTTATGACCTCTTTAGCTTTTACTTTTGGGGTTTTACCAATGATTTTTGCAACTGGAGCAGGAAGTGCTTCAAGACATTCTTTAGGGACAGGGCTTATTGGTGGAATGATAGCTGCTTCTACTTTAGCTATATTCTTTGTACCTTTATTTTTCTATCTTTTAGAAAATTTCAACGAATGGCTAGATAAGAAAAGGGGTAAAGTTCATGAATAAAATAATTTCAATAAGTGTTATAGCAAGCTTAAGCCTTTTTATTTCAGCTTGTTCTTTAAGTCCAAATTTAAATATTCCCGAAGCAAATTATAGTCTTGATAATAAGCTAGGTGCTCTATCTTGGGAAAAAGAAAACAATTATACTCTTTCTAAGGAATGGTGGAAAGAATTTGATGATGAGAAATTAAATCAAGTTGTTGATTTAGCCCTTAAGAACAATAATGATTTAAAGCTTGCTTTTATTCATATGGAACAAGCTGCTGCTCAATTAGGCATAGATTTTAGTGATTTGTTGCCAAAATTAGATGGTAGCGCTAGCGCAAATCGTGCAAAAACAGCCATAAACGCTCCAAGCAACCGCACTGGGGAAGTCAGTTATGGCAATGATTTTAAAATGGGACTGGATTTAAGCTACGAAATTGATCTTTGGGGAAAATATCGCGATACTTACCGCGCTTCAAAATCAGGCTTTAAAGCTAGTCAGTACGATTATGAAGCTGCAAGACTTTCTATAGTTTCAAGCGTAGTTCAGACTTATTTTAATTTTGTAAATGCAAACGAAAATGAAAAAGCTTTAAAAGATGCTTATGACTCAGCACAAGAAATTTATCAAATTAATTATGAAAAATTTCAAGTAGGAGCAGTAGGAGAATACGAAATCGCACAATCAAGAGCAAATTTAGAAAGTACTGCTTTACAATACAATGAAGCAAAATTAAATAAAGAAAACTATCTTAAAGCTTTAAAAATTCTAACTTCAAATGATTTAAACGATATTCTTTATCAAGATCAAGCTTATCAGGTTTTCAAGCTCAAAGATTTTGATATACCAAGTGGAATTTCAAGTACTATACTCTTGCAACGTCCTGATATTGGTTCTTCTTTGGAAAAACTTACTCAACAAAATTATCTAGTAGGAGTAGCTCGCACAGCTTTCTTGCCTAATCTTTCTTTGACGGGCTTATTAGGATTTGAAAGTGGGGATTTAAATACACTTGTAGAAGCGGGCTCTAGAACTTGGAATATAGGTGGGAATTTCACAATGCCAATTTTCCACTGGGGAGAAATTTATCAAAATGTGAATTTAGCAAAACTCAATAAAGATGAAGCTTTTGTAAATTATCAAAACACCCTAGTCGCAGCCTTTGGAGAAATTCGCTATGCTTTAATTGCTAGAAAGACTATTCGCTTGCAGTATAACAACGCGCAAGCAAGTGAATTATCTTATAAAAGAATTTATGAAATAAGTAAAGAGCGTTATGATGTGGGTGAAATGTCTTTGCAAGATTATCTACAAGCACGCCAAGATTGGCTAAATGCTACAGTTGCTTTTAATAACACCAAATATTCTTATGCCAATTCTATAGTCAATGTTATCAAAGCTTTTGGTGGTGGTTTTGAAAAAAATGAAGATATTGGTAAAAATATAGAAGAAGAATCAAAAAATTTAGATATGTCTTTTAGAGAGTAAGAATTTACTCTCTAAATTAAATTGTTCTTGCTAAAAATCTCTATTTAAATCAGAATCACTAACCTCATACGCTTTATAAATAGCAGGCAGCAATTTTCTCATCGCATAATCTAAATGATAAAATTGCTTATAAACCTCCTCCGCATTTAAATCCTTAGCATTACTAAAATCAAACACTTCAGTATTGCCAACTTTTGAAATATTCTTATCAAAATAAGAATAAAATTCCGCCCTTTGTTTAAACAATGCATTTAAATTTTCCACTACTTTTGTTTTATCCATAAACCATCCTTTCTAATTATTTTGAAAGTTATAGCATTTTTTTGCTAAAAATAAAGAAATTTACACTTGATTTAGTAAAAAATTGATAAAGTTATATTATATTTTACCCTTTAAGGTGAGTTAATGAATTTGTTTCAAAATTTGGCTTTAAAATATTCTCATGCCATGATGGAAAAATCTTTGCATAAAAGTTTCAATGTCGAACTTTTAAAAAATCCTCAAGAAAAACAAGCAAAGCAAGATAAAAGC
The window above is part of the Campylobacter coli genome. Proteins encoded here:
- the rpsU gene encoding 30S ribosomal protein S21; translated protein: MPGIKVHPNESFDEAYRKFKKQVDRNLVVTEVRARRFFEPMTEIRKKQKISARKKMLKRLYMLRRYESRL
- the ccoG gene encoding cytochrome c oxidase accessory protein CcoG is translated as MENHITNYTKKRYFTYLVATIVIFCLPFVTINGNHFFLLSFDHSKLNLFFISFSTQELYLMPFLLIFLFLFIFFITTLGGRIWCAWSCPQTIFRVIYRDIIQTKLLKIRKNINNKQKEYEGYYFKKIIGVILFYFISLLAVSNLLWYFVPPEDFFAYIQNPGEHLLLLGILFCASLFLTLDITYLAEKFCIYVCPYARVQSVMFDRDTMQVIYDEKRGGVIYDGHTKLYKKPPEGECIGCEACVSICPTHIDIRKGMQLECINCLECADACSKVQSKFNRPSLINWTSIKAIETRKKVNYFRFRTIAYFIVLLIALIALIIMGSKKENMLLNINRSSELYQISHTHKGIEISNAYTFLFQNTDSKTHEYYFEASLEGVDNGIEIIRPSKAFTLKAGEQAKKIVVIKATKKLADNDQKDVIFPLHIKAYAKDNKEIVIFRESIFVYPKSTILKGYNESK
- a CDS encoding efflux RND transporter periplasmic adaptor subunit, which codes for MNSFQKNTLLLLSALFLFSACSKEEAPQKQIPPQSVSTMSVKAENLPLSFTYPAKLVSDYDVIIKPQVSGVIVEKLFKAGDLIKKGQTLFIIEQDKFKASVNSAYGKALMARANFDNASKDYNRSKTLYNKGAISQKEYDSALANFNNTKANLTSARADLENARIDLAYTEIKAPFDGIVGDALINIGDYVNSSSTELVRITNLNPIYADFYISDTDKLNIVRNTQDGKWDLSNIYADLNLNGEVVKGKLYFIDSVIDADSGTVKAKAIFDNNDSTLLPGAFATITSNGFIQKNGFKIPQIAIKQDQNEVYVFLLKEGKVAKAPVHISYQDNEYAVIDKGLQNGDKIILDNFKKIRLGSEVKEVGAQ
- the cmeU gene encoding CmeU family protein, yielding MDKTKVVENLNALFKQRAEFYSYFDKNISKVGNTEVFDFSNAKDLNAEEVYKQFYHLDYAMRKLLPAIYKAYEVSDSDLNRDF
- the cmeR gene encoding multidrug efflux system transcriptional regulator CmeR, with the translated sequence MNPNKAPSKKVLARREKIKNVAFDLFLTKGFQETSLSDIIKLSGGSYSNIYDSFHSKEGLFFEILDDVCKKHFDLIASQTQTIKNENLKEFLTSFGLTFVDIFNQVQTVAFGKIIFSQVYDKHKHVKNWIENNQKIFSYSILIELFKKQNSSYISNNAQKLAVLFCAMLREPYHSLNVLADTPLMSEQEQKEHVDFIVNIFLKGIENKTSI
- the cmeB gene encoding multidrug efflux RND transporter permease subunit CmeB translates to MFSKFFIERPIFASVVAIIISLAGAIGLVNLPIEQYPSLTPPTVKVSATYTGADAQTIATTVANPIEDAINGADNMIYMDSTSSSSGTMNLTVYFNIGTDPDQATIDVNNRISAATAKMPDEVKKLGVTVRKTSSTTLAAISMYSSNGSMSAVDVYNYITLNILDELKRVPGVGDANAIGNRNYSLRIWLKPDLLNKFGATATDVIAAVNDQNAQYATGKIGEEPLTQKSPYVYSITMQGRLQSPSEFENIILRTNEDGSFLRLKDVADIEIGSQQYKSQGRLNGNDAVPIMINLQSGANALNTAKLVEAKMQELSKSFPEGLEYKIPYDTTKFVIESIKEVIKTFVEALILVIIVMYMFLKNFRSTLIPMIAVPVSLLGTFAGLYLLGFSINLLTLFALILAIGIVVDDAIIVVENIDRILHEDENISVKDAAIQAMQEVSSPVISIVLVLCAVFIPVSFISGFVGEIQKQFALTLAISVTISGFVALTLTPSLCALFLRRNESKPFYIVQKFNDFFDWSTSIFSAGVAYMLKRTIRFVLIFCIMLGAIFYLYKQVPGSLVPEEDQGLMIGIINLPSASALHRTISEVDSMSQEILKTNGVKDAMAMIGFDLFTSSLKENAAAMFIGLEDWKDRNVSADEIIMELNKKFAPDRNAASVFRGLPPIPGLSITGGFEMYVQNKSGKSYDQIQEDVNKLVAAANQREELYGVRTTLDTSFPQYKLIIDRDKLKHFNLNMQDVFSTMNATIGTYYVNDFTMLGKNFQVNIRAKGDFINTQNALKNIFVRSNDGKMIPLDSFLTLQRSSGPDDVKRFNIFPAAQIQGQPAPGYTSGQAIEAISQVAQETLSDDYSIAWSGSAYQEVSSKGTGSYAFALGMVFVFLILAAQYERWLIPLAVVTAVPFAVFGSFLLVYLRGFTNDIYFQTGLLLLIGLSAKNAILIVEFAMEERFKKGKKIFDATIAAAKLRFRPIVMTSLAFTFGVLPMIFATGAGSASRHSLGTGLIGGMIAASTLAIFFVPLFFYLLENFNEWLDKKRGKVHE
- the cmeC gene encoding multidrug efflux transporter outer membrane subunit CmeC, with protein sequence MNKIISISVIASLSLFISACSLSPNLNIPEANYSLDNKLGALSWEKENNYTLSKEWWKEFDDEKLNQVVDLALKNNNDLKLAFIHMEQAAAQLGIDFSDLLPKLDGSASANRAKTAINAPSNRTGEVSYGNDFKMGLDLSYEIDLWGKYRDTYRASKSGFKASQYDYEAARLSIVSSVVQTYFNFVNANENEKALKDAYDSAQEIYQINYEKFQVGAVGEYEIAQSRANLESTALQYNEAKLNKENYLKALKILTSNDLNDILYQDQAYQVFKLKDFDIPSGISSTILLQRPDIGSSLEKLTQQNYLVGVARTAFLPNLSLTGLLGFESGDLNTLVEAGSRTWNIGGNFTMPIFHWGEIYQNVNLAKLNKDEAFVNYQNTLVAAFGEIRYALIARKTIRLQYNNAQASELSYKRIYEISKERYDVGEMSLQDYLQARQDWLNATVAFNNTKYSYANSIVNVIKAFGGGFEKNEDIGKNIEEESKNLDMSFRE